Proteins found in one Lutimonas zeaxanthinifaciens genomic segment:
- the mscL gene encoding large-conductance mechanosensitive channel protein MscL, whose amino-acid sequence MLKEFKEFALKGNLVDIAVGFVMGAAFKSVVTSFTGGIVSPLIGLVFQSDLKDLKWIIKEGVENAEGVVEGTVAVLYGDFITNVIDFIIVAFVMFLIVKAVNKLNKKKEEAPPAPAGPSQEELLAEIRDLLAKK is encoded by the coding sequence ATGCTAAAAGAATTCAAAGAATTTGCTTTAAAAGGCAACCTCGTTGACATTGCCGTTGGTTTTGTTATGGGTGCGGCCTTCAAAAGCGTTGTCACGTCGTTTACCGGGGGAATCGTTTCTCCGCTTATTGGACTGGTATTCCAATCAGACCTTAAAGACCTCAAATGGATCATAAAAGAAGGAGTTGAAAATGCAGAAGGTGTCGTAGAAGGCACAGTAGCCGTATTATACGGTGATTTTATTACCAATGTAATTGATTTCATTATTGTCGCATTTGTCATGTTCCTAATTGTAAAGGCGGTCAATAAATTAAACAAAAAGAAAGAAGAGGCTCCTCCGGCACCTGCTGGACCAAGTCAGGAAGAATTGCTTGCTGAGATCCGGGATCTGCTGGCAAAAAAATAG
- the alr gene encoding alanine racemase, with protein MNNSPTVLEIDLSSIEHNLNFFRSELNPETKILAVVKASGYGSDAVLMAKALEKLKVDYFAVAYTDEGIALRNSGISTPILVLHPQLQNLETICRYNLEPNLYSRRMLEGFLKIAHDKGLDNYPVHLKFNTGLNRLGFDASDIDFVCKNLMEQSVVHVKSIFSHLVASEDEEEKEFSLAQIEKFKSICSSFTSRLGYRPIRHMSNTSGILNYPETHFDMVRLGLGLYGFTNLIEKNANLKNVLTLKTVISQIHQLKKGESVGYNRGFHAKRNIKTATLPLGHADGFFRSLGNGKTYVSIHGHKSPVIGNVCMDMIMIDVTDIPCKEGDEVIIFNSREDILQMADHADSISYEILTAWGNRVKRVLK; from the coding sequence ATGAATAACAGCCCAACGGTCCTGGAAATCGATCTTTCCTCTATCGAACACAACCTGAATTTTTTTCGTTCTGAATTGAATCCGGAAACTAAGATCCTGGCGGTTGTAAAAGCTTCCGGCTATGGTTCTGACGCCGTTCTTATGGCGAAGGCCCTTGAAAAATTAAAAGTGGATTATTTCGCAGTCGCCTATACCGATGAAGGAATTGCATTACGAAATTCAGGAATATCGACGCCCATACTTGTTCTTCATCCTCAACTTCAGAATCTCGAAACAATTTGCCGCTATAATCTTGAACCAAATTTGTACAGCAGGCGGATGCTTGAAGGATTTTTAAAAATTGCGCATGATAAAGGTCTGGATAATTACCCGGTTCATTTAAAATTTAATACCGGCCTGAATCGTTTGGGTTTCGATGCTTCTGACATAGATTTTGTCTGTAAAAATCTTATGGAACAAAGCGTTGTTCATGTGAAAAGTATCTTCTCACATCTTGTTGCCTCGGAAGATGAAGAGGAAAAGGAATTTTCATTGGCTCAGATCGAAAAATTCAAGTCAATTTGTTCGTCATTTACCTCAAGGTTAGGATATCGCCCTATAAGGCACATGAGCAATACCTCAGGGATCCTAAACTATCCTGAGACACATTTTGACATGGTAAGGTTAGGATTGGGACTATACGGTTTTACCAATCTAATTGAAAAAAATGCAAACCTTAAAAACGTTTTGACGCTTAAGACGGTTATTTCTCAGATTCATCAACTTAAAAAGGGTGAAAGTGTTGGCTATAACAGAGGGTTTCATGCGAAAAGAAATATAAAAACCGCAACCCTTCCCCTCGGTCATGCTGATGGATTTTTCAGAAGCCTTGGTAATGGGAAAACTTATGTTTCAATACATGGCCACAAATCTCCGGTCATAGGAAATGTATGTATGGATATGATCATGATCGATGTAACAGATATTCCATGCAAGGAAGGAGATGAAGTGATTATTTTTAACAGTCGGGAGGATATACTTCAAATGGCGGATCACGCCGATTCCATAAGTTATGAGATTCTAACTGCCTGGGGCAACAGGGTTAAGCGGGTTTTAAAGTAG
- a CDS encoding thymidine kinase, producing MFLENTVNHTEKFGWIEVICGSMFSGKTEELIRRLKRAQFAKQSVEIFKPAVDTRYSDELVVSHDENEIRCTPVPSSANIRILATNIDVVGIDEAQFFDDEIVNVCNDLANRGVRVIVAGLDMDFKGNPFGPMPALMATAEYVTKVHAVCTKTGNLANYSHRTIPDDRLVVLGEVHEYEPLSRAAFFKERQKEKEAEKRISKEPNE from the coding sequence ATGTTTTTAGAAAATACGGTTAATCATACAGAAAAATTTGGATGGATTGAAGTGATCTGTGGTTCTATGTTTTCCGGTAAGACGGAAGAGCTTATTAGAAGACTTAAAAGAGCGCAGTTTGCCAAGCAAAGTGTTGAGATTTTTAAGCCGGCGGTTGATACCAGGTATTCAGACGAATTGGTAGTATCTCATGATGAAAATGAAATTCGCTGCACTCCGGTTCCTTCTTCCGCAAATATAAGGATACTGGCTACAAACATTGATGTAGTTGGCATTGATGAAGCCCAGTTTTTCGATGATGAAATAGTTAATGTTTGTAATGATTTGGCAAACCGAGGAGTCCGGGTGATCGTAGCCGGCCTTGATATGGATTTCAAAGGAAACCCCTTTGGCCCGATGCCGGCCTTGATGGCAACAGCTGAATATGTAACAAAAGTTCACGCTGTATGCACAAAAACAGGAAACCTGGCTAATTACAGCCATAGAACAATTCCAGATGACAGGTTAGTAGTTCTTGGAGAGGTTCATGAATATGAACCCCTGAGCAGAGCTGCATTTTTCAAAGAAAGACAAAAGGAAAAAGAAGCTGAAAAGCGAATTTCAAAAGAACCTAATGAATAA
- a CDS encoding arsenate reductase family protein: MKKIYFLKTCDTCKRIIKSISTEGFTFQEIKSEALNNDQLDELKGLSGSYESLFSRRAKKYKAMGLKDQILSELDYKQLILSDYTFLKRPVIVDDNKIFIGSDKKNLNALKEHFEYKH; this comes from the coding sequence ATGAAAAAAATTTACTTCCTTAAAACCTGTGACACCTGTAAAAGAATCATTAAGTCAATTTCCACCGAAGGATTTACCTTTCAGGAAATAAAAAGCGAAGCTTTAAACAACGATCAACTGGATGAACTAAAGGGTCTTTCAGGAAGTTATGAGTCTTTGTTTAGTCGAAGGGCAAAAAAATATAAGGCAATGGGGCTTAAAGATCAAATTCTTAGTGAATTGGATTATAAACAATTGATCCTAAGCGACTACACCTTTTTAAAAAGGCCTGTAATTGTTGATGACAATAAAATATTCATTGGAAGTGATAAAAAAAATCTCAACGCTTTAAAAGAACATTTTGAGTATAAGCATTAA
- a CDS encoding DinB family protein, protein MEKLFETAIFTRRSMLKILEGKTYEELVRIPEGFNNSLFWNIAHLLITQQLLFYKLSGKSLMIDTELVAKYGKGSIATEKISTYDIDYVKDHLVSAMEKTKEDHEKGLFDNMETYKTSTGIELRNIEDVISFSTFHDGIHLGIVLALLKVI, encoded by the coding sequence ATGGAGAAATTATTTGAAACTGCTATTTTCACAAGACGGTCGATGTTAAAGATTCTCGAGGGTAAAACCTATGAGGAGCTGGTCAGAATTCCAGAGGGATTTAACAATTCTCTTTTTTGGAATATCGCACACCTGTTGATCACACAACAGTTGTTATTTTATAAGTTGTCCGGTAAAAGCCTGATGATTGATACCGAATTGGTGGCTAAATACGGCAAGGGCAGCATAGCCACTGAAAAAATAAGTACATACGATATTGATTATGTGAAGGACCATCTGGTATCAGCCATGGAAAAAACCAAGGAAGACCATGAGAAAGGGCTTTTCGATAACATGGAAACTTATAAGACCAGTACAGGAATCGAATTAAGAAATATTGAAGACGTAATTAGTTTCAGTACATTTCACGATGGAATTCATCTGGGAATAGTACTGGCTCTTTTAAAAGTGATATAA
- a CDS encoding cystathionine gamma-synthase — translation MKFNTKVIHGNQEHDPSTGAVMPPIYQTSTYAQSTPGAHKGYEYSRTGNPTRTALENAMASIENGNYGLGFASGLSAIDAIIKLLKPGDEVISTNDLYGGTFRLFTQVFRAYGIKFHFVGMDQEGEIEKKINPNTKLIWLETPTNPMLNIIDIKSCSEISKKHNLLLVVDNTFATPYLQRPLDLGADIVMHSATKYLGGHSDVVMGTLVVNDKELAEKLYFLQNASGAVCGPMDSFLVLRGIKTLHVRMQRHCENGRAVAEYLRNHEKIGRVYWPGFKDHPNHEIAASQMNDFGGMVSFSIKGDDQKDAIKVLENLKIFTLAESLGGVESLSGHPASMTHSSIPKEERQKTGVIDSLIRLSVGIEDKEDLLSDLEQALTLV, via the coding sequence ATGAAGTTTAATACAAAAGTGATTCACGGAAATCAGGAACATGATCCCAGTACAGGGGCTGTTATGCCTCCTATATATCAAACCTCGACATATGCTCAAAGCACACCTGGAGCGCACAAAGGCTATGAATATTCCAGAACCGGAAATCCAACGAGAACAGCACTTGAGAATGCTATGGCGAGTATTGAAAACGGGAATTATGGCTTGGGATTTGCCTCCGGGCTTTCAGCAATAGATGCCATTATTAAATTATTAAAACCAGGAGATGAGGTTATTTCTACCAATGATCTTTATGGAGGTACTTTCAGATTATTTACTCAAGTATTCAGGGCCTATGGAATTAAGTTTCACTTTGTTGGAATGGACCAGGAAGGAGAAATAGAAAAGAAAATTAATCCGAACACCAAGTTGATCTGGTTAGAAACACCTACAAATCCAATGCTTAATATTATTGATATTAAGTCATGTTCTGAGATTTCGAAAAAACATAATTTACTTTTAGTAGTTGACAATACCTTTGCTACTCCTTATTTGCAGAGACCCCTTGATCTGGGCGCGGATATTGTTATGCATTCGGCAACAAAATACCTGGGTGGCCATTCAGATGTTGTAATGGGGACATTGGTCGTTAATGATAAAGAACTGGCTGAAAAACTCTATTTTCTTCAGAATGCCAGTGGCGCAGTTTGTGGCCCTATGGATAGTTTTTTGGTTTTAAGAGGAATCAAGACACTTCACGTTCGTATGCAGAGACATTGTGAAAACGGGCGAGCCGTGGCGGAGTATCTCAGGAATCATGAAAAAATTGGAAGGGTTTACTGGCCGGGTTTTAAGGACCATCCTAATCACGAGATCGCAGCAAGTCAAATGAATGATTTTGGCGGAATGGTCTCATTTTCGATTAAAGGTGACGATCAAAAAGATGCCATAAAAGTGCTTGAAAACCTTAAAATCTTTACGCTCGCAGAATCTTTGGGTGGTGTGGAATCCTTGAGCGGGCATCCGGCAAGTATGACTCATTCATCAATTCCAAAGGAAGAGCGTCAAAAGACAGGAGTCATTGATTCCTTGATCAGGCTAAGTGTTGGAATTGAAGATAAAGAAGACCTGTTATCCGACCTTGAACAGGCGTTGACACTGGTTTAA
- a CDS encoding THC0290_0291 family protein, producing the protein MKKPLLKLYVILLFFFFTNSRAQTNFSHEVGVFFGPAFFQTDMGLSTEFSAETQASLAFGASYYLKFFGSQYNWRSGSTYFSEHFKLKTELSYINNTNVKFEGDVSSSEVAEKLDAMKAQIRLFSIGLNLEYYLFQLEDYTSFYRSSGTINPFVSLGVHYSYSQPDILVDEVSLKGQFEPYTQLIDKWQEGAVFLDSENIFSASAGLGVRFGLEKLDFSLEGRYQYYFSDVVEGLNAPDDPGNKNNDTMVFVNAGVIYVFGKY; encoded by the coding sequence ATGAAGAAACCTTTACTCAAACTTTATGTAATACTACTTTTCTTCTTTTTTACAAATTCGCGAGCGCAGACGAATTTTAGTCATGAAGTTGGGGTATTTTTTGGACCGGCCTTTTTTCAGACGGACATGGGATTAAGTACAGAGTTTTCTGCAGAGACTCAAGCCTCTCTCGCCTTTGGGGCTTCTTACTATCTGAAATTTTTTGGAAGTCAGTATAATTGGAGAAGTGGTTCTACATATTTCAGTGAACACTTCAAGCTAAAAACGGAACTCTCCTACATTAATAATACAAATGTAAAATTTGAAGGCGATGTCAGTTCGTCAGAGGTTGCTGAAAAATTAGATGCCATGAAGGCTCAGATAAGGCTTTTTAGTATTGGACTGAATTTGGAATATTACCTATTTCAACTTGAGGATTATACGAGTTTTTACAGAAGTTCAGGAACCATAAATCCTTTTGTAAGTCTTGGTGTTCACTATAGTTATTCTCAGCCAGATATACTTGTAGATGAAGTTTCCCTAAAAGGTCAATTTGAACCCTATACCCAATTAATTGATAAATGGCAGGAAGGAGCCGTGTTTCTGGATTCTGAAAATATTTTTTCAGCCTCTGCAGGTCTCGGAGTCCGTTTTGGACTAGAAAAACTTGATTTTTCCTTAGAAGGAAGGTATCAATATTATTTTTCTGACGTGGTTGAAGGATTAAATGCACCCGATGACCCAGGTAATAAGAATAACGATACCATGGTGTTCGTGAACGCCGGTGTAATCTATGTTTTTGGTAAATATTAA